One genomic region from Candidatus Eremiobacterota bacterium encodes:
- a CDS encoding MBL fold metallo-hydrolase, whose protein sequence is MFVHSFFVKGLAHVSYIMGGKQQCAVIDPKRDVEEYLEAADAMGYTITHILETHLHADFVSGHLELAKRTGATIIAPRSAQCSFPHTAVGEGDEFELEHLKIKVIETPGHTPEHVCYIVTDRSRGSEPVGIFSGDTLFVGDVGRPDLFPGMADELAGKLFLSLGKIMELPDFVEVYPAHGAGSLCGKALSAKRSSTIGYERRYNPSLLADNLETFKRFLLAEMPAAPDHFKRCSATNGKGPELLESLPPPRAMAPGSFNEAIKEGALVLDIRSAAAFGGQHIPGALNIDIAGNFPTFSGWVLPVDRDILLVSEGSLHNGRALVELHRVGLDRVKGWLEGGMAAWAMAGLPMASVKQVPVHALRTMLEKGGFTLLDVRAQREYEQLHIEGTLHMPAPDTRERYREIPPGPVVCICNSGHRSSLAASILLSRGLTDVAQVPGGMMGWAAAGFSGECELCQNVHGPKTGQKDLSKAR, encoded by the coding sequence ATGTTTGTCCATTCATTCTTTGTCAAGGGCCTTGCCCATGTCTCCTATATCATGGGCGGAAAACAGCAATGTGCCGTCATTGACCCAAAAAGAGACGTGGAAGAGTACCTCGAGGCAGCCGATGCCATGGGGTACACCATCACCCACATCCTGGAGACCCATCTCCATGCCGACTTTGTCTCGGGGCACCTGGAGCTTGCGAAGAGGACCGGGGCAACAATCATCGCCCCCCGGTCGGCACAGTGCTCTTTTCCCCATACGGCCGTGGGCGAAGGCGACGAATTCGAGCTGGAGCACCTGAAGATAAAGGTGATAGAGACACCGGGCCACACGCCTGAGCATGTCTGCTACATAGTGACGGACCGCTCAAGGGGAAGCGAGCCCGTGGGCATCTTCTCCGGCGACACGCTCTTTGTGGGCGACGTGGGGAGGCCCGACCTCTTCCCCGGGATGGCCGACGAGCTAGCCGGCAAGCTTTTCCTGAGCCTCGGGAAGATAATGGAGCTCCCCGATTTTGTCGAGGTATACCCCGCCCACGGCGCAGGCTCCCTCTGCGGCAAGGCCCTGAGCGCCAAGAGAAGCTCCACGATAGGCTATGAGCGCCGCTACAACCCTTCGCTCCTCGCAGACAATCTCGAGACCTTCAAGCGTTTCCTTCTTGCCGAGATGCCCGCGGCGCCCGACCATTTCAAGCGCTGCTCTGCAACAAACGGGAAAGGCCCCGAGCTGCTGGAATCGCTTCCACCCCCCCGCGCCATGGCACCGGGATCATTCAATGAAGCTATTAAGGAGGGCGCCCTCGTGCTTGACATACGCAGCGCCGCCGCATTCGGCGGGCAGCATATCCCCGGCGCGCTGAATATAGACATTGCAGGGAACTTCCCGACTTTCTCCGGCTGGGTGCTGCCCGTGGACAGGGACATTCTGCTGGTCTCCGAGGGAAGCCTCCATAACGGGCGCGCGCTTGTGGAGCTTCACCGCGTGGGGCTTGACAGGGTGAAGGGATGGCTTGAGGGCGGCATGGCGGCCTGGGCAATGGCAGGTCTTCCCATGGCAAGCGTGAAGCAGGTTCCCGTCCATGCCCTCAGGACTATGCTGGAAAAGGGAGGCTTCACGCTCCTTGACGTGCGGGCGCAGCGGGAATACGAGCAGCTCCATATCGAGGGGACCCTCCATATGCCGGCGCCCGATACCCGGGAGCGGTACAGGGAGATCCCCCCGGGGCCGGTGGTGTGCATCTGCAATTCAGGGCACCGCTCGAGCCTCGCGGCAAGCATACTGCTCTCCAGGGGACTCACTGACGTCGCGCAGGTGCCGGGAGGGATGATGGGGTGGGCCGCCGCGGGATTCTCGGGGGAATGCGAGCTCTGCCAGAACGTCCATGGGCCCAAGACCGGGCAGAAGGATTTGAGCAAAGCCCGATGA
- a CDS encoding HAD-IC family P-type ATPase, with the protein MSDAPGEEKAGSAKDTPWHGLAVEKVLALLGASGTDGLSPEEAGKRLLHYGANEVPRGKRKSLVVLFLSQFTNPLVIVLIASALVTVFLKHPVDALVIGIVILANAVIGFVQEERAENAIESLSKMLSHEARVIRGGALQIKAARELVPGDLVALESGDRIPADIRLTEVNGASVNESVLTGESLPVLKATAPSAEAEPVAERTSMAYSGTLLVAGSARGIVTATGISTEIGKISGLILQAPAMETPLTMKLKGLSMQLSVVVLIFCLVLFAVAMAMGHRPAGMFNASVAIAVALIPEGLPAVVTIILAVGVRRMAARNAIIRNLPSVETLGSVSVICSDKTGTLTTNEMTVKHVSAGGRHFELGGIGYNPRHCCVVEEGEHHKESALPGVLLETLRCGLLCTTSSLEEHDGEWRAVGDPTEAALIAAAYKGGLTAGEYGQYPRVDLLPFDSSRMLMATLHGTPGGTRVIYAKGSVEQILGLCSARLMEKGEEALEKEEVLLFADERAALGYRVLAFARKELESDASRIDEKALGGFTFLGLQAMSDPARPEAVKAVGECLKAGIEVKMITGDHVATAKAIAHDLGMGGEALEAFTGTQLAALGAGEFDKAARAGRVFARVAPEQKYRLVESLQKEGKIIAMTGDGVNDAPALKKADIGVAMGRAGSDVTKDAADMVLADDNFATIVSAIEEGRTVFSNLRKSLAWILPTNLGEGLIIVAALLTGMTMPVTPVQILWINTVTAVTLGLPLAFEAMEKDIMTRPPRPREAPIIDKPMLHRIMLVTFCIVAGTFLIFELDYTRKGVTIEEARTAAVAAIVGFEIFYLFSARSERVPVWKLGLFSNPYVWIGVFLAVLLQLGFTYLPFMNALFGSAPLPAVIWLDVLLISFLVIPAVSAHKMLIARKARQEKDLPPLLSK; encoded by the coding sequence ATGAGTGATGCACCAGGTGAAGAGAAGGCGGGATCTGCCAAGGATACCCCGTGGCACGGTCTCGCGGTGGAAAAAGTCCTTGCCTTGCTTGGCGCAAGCGGGACCGACGGCCTTTCCCCGGAAGAGGCCGGGAAAAGGCTTCTTCATTACGGCGCCAACGAGGTCCCCAGGGGGAAACGGAAGAGCCTCGTGGTTTTGTTTCTCTCGCAGTTCACCAACCCCCTCGTGATAGTGCTCATCGCCTCGGCGCTGGTGACGGTCTTTCTCAAGCACCCCGTGGATGCCCTTGTGATAGGCATTGTGATTCTGGCAAACGCCGTGATCGGCTTTGTCCAGGAGGAGCGTGCCGAGAATGCCATAGAGTCCCTTTCAAAGATGCTCAGCCACGAGGCAAGGGTCATCAGGGGCGGGGCGCTCCAGATAAAGGCGGCACGCGAGCTCGTGCCGGGAGATCTCGTGGCGCTTGAGAGCGGCGACCGGATCCCCGCCGACATAAGGCTCACGGAAGTGAATGGAGCCTCGGTGAACGAGTCCGTCCTCACCGGCGAGTCCCTGCCCGTCCTGAAGGCCACCGCGCCCTCGGCGGAGGCCGAGCCGGTGGCTGAGCGGACTTCCATGGCCTACTCGGGGACCCTCCTCGTGGCAGGCTCTGCGAGGGGCATCGTGACCGCCACGGGAATCAGCACCGAGATCGGGAAGATATCAGGCCTCATCTTGCAAGCGCCTGCCATGGAGACGCCCCTCACCATGAAGCTGAAAGGCCTCTCCATGCAGCTCTCGGTGGTCGTGCTGATCTTCTGTCTTGTCCTCTTTGCGGTCGCGATGGCCATGGGGCACAGGCCTGCCGGGATGTTCAACGCCTCGGTGGCAATCGCCGTGGCCCTCATCCCCGAGGGGCTGCCGGCAGTGGTGACCATCATCCTTGCGGTGGGTGTGAGACGCATGGCGGCAAGGAACGCCATCATAAGAAACCTTCCCTCGGTGGAGACCCTGGGAAGCGTCTCGGTAATCTGCTCCGACAAGACAGGAACTCTCACCACCAATGAGATGACGGTGAAGCATGTGAGCGCCGGAGGCAGGCATTTCGAGCTTGGCGGCATCGGGTACAACCCCCGCCACTGCTGCGTCGTCGAAGAAGGAGAGCACCATAAGGAATCAGCCCTGCCGGGGGTGCTGCTTGAAACGCTGCGCTGCGGACTTCTCTGCACCACCTCGTCCCTCGAGGAGCACGATGGGGAATGGAGGGCCGTGGGAGATCCCACCGAGGCGGCCCTCATCGCGGCGGCTTACAAAGGAGGTCTCACCGCCGGTGAATATGGACAGTATCCAAGGGTGGACCTGCTGCCCTTCGACTCCTCCAGGATGCTCATGGCCACCCTTCACGGAACCCCCGGCGGCACCAGAGTCATATATGCCAAGGGGTCGGTGGAGCAGATCCTGGGCCTCTGCTCCGCAAGGCTCATGGAAAAAGGGGAGGAAGCCCTCGAAAAGGAAGAGGTGCTCCTTTTTGCCGATGAGCGCGCGGCCCTGGGATACAGGGTGCTGGCCTTCGCCAGAAAAGAGCTCGAAAGCGATGCCTCCCGTATCGATGAGAAGGCCCTTGGAGGCTTCACCTTCCTGGGCCTCCAGGCCATGAGCGATCCTGCCCGCCCCGAGGCCGTGAAAGCTGTCGGTGAATGCCTTAAGGCCGGCATCGAGGTGAAGATGATCACGGGGGATCACGTGGCGACTGCGAAGGCCATCGCCCATGACCTGGGAATGGGGGGAGAAGCCCTTGAGGCTTTCACGGGGACTCAGCTTGCTGCCCTCGGCGCCGGGGAGTTTGACAAGGCGGCGCGGGCAGGGCGGGTATTCGCCCGCGTGGCGCCTGAACAGAAGTACAGGCTCGTGGAGTCGCTCCAGAAAGAGGGAAAAATCATCGCGATGACCGGCGACGGCGTCAATGACGCGCCGGCCCTCAAGAAAGCCGACATAGGCGTGGCCATGGGCCGCGCGGGCTCCGACGTGACCAAGGACGCCGCCGACATGGTGCTTGCCGACGACAACTTCGCGACCATTGTCTCGGCCATCGAAGAGGGGCGCACCGTCTTCAGCAACCTCAGGAAATCCCTGGCATGGATCCTTCCGACGAACCTCGGCGAGGGGCTCATCATAGTCGCCGCCCTCCTCACCGGCATGACGATGCCGGTGACGCCGGTGCAGATACTCTGGATCAACACGGTGACGGCCGTGACACTGGGGCTGCCCCTGGCCTTCGAGGCCATGGAAAAAGATATCATGACAAGGCCGCCGCGCCCCCGGGAGGCACCCATTATTGATAAGCCCATGCTCCACAGGATCATGCTGGTGACCTTCTGCATCGTGGCAGGGACCTTTCTTATCTTCGAGCTGGACTATACCAGGAAAGGCGTGACCATAGAGGAGGCCCGCACGGCTGCCGTGGCCGCCATCGTGGGCTTCGAGATCTTCTACCTTTTCTCGGCCCGGTCGGAACGGGTGCCCGTCTGGAAGCTGGGGCTCTTTTCCAACCCTTACGTGTGGATTGGGGTTTTTCTTGCGGTGCTGCTGCAGCTCGGCTTCACGTACCTGCCTTTCATGAACGCCCTCTTCGGGAGCGCCCCCCTTCCCGCCGTGATATGGCTCGATGTGCTCCTGATCTCCTTCCTTGTGATTCCGGCGGTGAGCGCTCACAAGATGCTGATTGCGAGGAAGGCCCGGCAAGAGAAGGATCTGCCCCCGCTACTGTCTAAATAA
- a CDS encoding PrsW family glutamic-type intramembrane protease: MKNQGAENQEPGLRENTPEGGHSAGPDTHEEAAGEGQEKTEDSHEKPAEMMRDKAPGSIEKPAGAMGGGKPGARRDGKLSKVLMTVSIASFSYLVLRLFVSAPRYIVPEAVFVAEIIILTLFTRSITAWFATKAFTRSILFATGITLLIGKGLFGFLLKIRPDSLLYSSFVAPPLEEFLKFAVVALTAYILYRRTGRGLTLSDWLLLGVMSGAGFGCMVKRKRVEKNDRAYRDSDRPCELGR, encoded by the coding sequence ATGAAGAATCAAGGGGCAGAAAACCAGGAGCCGGGTTTAAGGGAAAACACTCCTGAGGGAGGGCACTCCGCAGGGCCAGATACCCATGAAGAGGCCGCGGGGGAAGGGCAGGAAAAGACAGAGGACAGCCATGAGAAACCTGCCGAGATGATGCGGGATAAGGCACCGGGCAGCATTGAGAAGCCCGCAGGAGCCATGGGTGGCGGAAAGCCAGGGGCCCGCAGGGACGGGAAGCTCTCAAAGGTGCTTATGACAGTCTCGATTGCTTCCTTCTCATACCTCGTGCTCCGACTTTTCGTGAGCGCTCCCCGCTATATCGTTCCTGAAGCGGTCTTTGTCGCGGAGATCATCATTCTGACCCTTTTTACCAGATCGATTACCGCGTGGTTCGCCACAAAGGCTTTCACGAGAAGCATTTTGTTTGCCACCGGCATAACTCTTCTTATAGGGAAAGGGCTTTTTGGCTTCCTGCTGAAGATCAGGCCCGACAGCCTTCTCTACAGCTCCTTTGTCGCCCCTCCCTTGGAGGAATTTCTTAAGTTCGCTGTCGTGGCTTTAACGGCATACATTCTTTACCGCAGAACCGGGAGGGGGCTTACCCTCTCTGACTGGCTCCTTCTCGGCGTGATGAGCGGCGCCGGCTTCGGATGCATGGTGAAAAGAAAGAGGGTGGAAAAAAATGACAGAGCTTATAGGGATAGTGACAGACCTTGTGAACTCGGCCGGTAA
- a CDS encoding Hsp20/alpha crystallin family protein, with product MRSLIRRRAENAPAALEALWPFRDMWDAMGRMEKSFADIFGDKVPAMAGEGMAGPAIDLYKEGESYVIEAAIPGVKKEDFQIHAAEDAITISGEHKDERKIEEKNMYWKEIRRGSFQRTITFQEPIKSGEVKASYKDGILKVTLPLEAPKKSEQIKVNIE from the coding sequence ATGCGTTCACTTATCAGGAGAAGAGCGGAAAATGCCCCGGCGGCCCTTGAAGCCCTGTGGCCCTTCAGGGATATGTGGGATGCCATGGGCAGGATGGAAAAGAGCTTCGCCGATATCTTCGGCGACAAGGTGCCCGCCATGGCGGGAGAAGGGATGGCGGGCCCGGCCATTGACCTCTACAAGGAAGGTGAGAGCTACGTCATCGAGGCTGCCATTCCCGGCGTGAAAAAGGAGGATTTCCAGATTCATGCCGCAGAGGACGCGATCACCATCTCAGGTGAGCACAAGGACGAGAGAAAGATTGAAGAGAAGAACATGTACTGGAAGGAAATCAGGAGAGGCTCCTTCCAGCGGACCATCACTTTCCAGGAGCCCATAAAGAGCGGCGAGGTGAAGGCCTCTTACAAGGACGGCATCCTGAAGGTCACCCTGCCCCTCGAGGCGCCGAAGAAGAGTGAGCAGATAAAGGTGAACATAGAGTAA
- a CDS encoding YfcE family phosphodiesterase — protein MNIGVMSDSHGNLPLLKKAGTMLRDTYHAEVIIHLGDDSIEAEVLKGRGCRVIEVPGVYEAAYEKSSIANRRIVLFDGWRFLVTHTKTAHEHDLPGDINPHDAAKNREIDAVLFGHTHIPGISEEEGIIFINPGHLKPDDKKGHPPSFAVVKTSERSLKASLIDLEKGTVTAERVFTK, from the coding sequence ATGAATATTGGCGTGATGAGCGACAGCCATGGGAATCTCCCCCTTCTTAAAAAAGCAGGCACCATGCTGAGAGACACTTACCACGCCGAGGTCATTATCCACCTGGGAGACGACTCAATAGAAGCAGAGGTCCTGAAAGGCAGGGGCTGCAGGGTGATAGAAGTCCCCGGGGTTTATGAAGCCGCTTATGAGAAGAGTTCAATCGCGAACCGCCGTATTGTGCTGTTCGACGGGTGGAGATTTCTTGTCACCCACACAAAAACGGCCCATGAGCACGATCTTCCCGGCGACATAAACCCTCATGATGCGGCAAAAAACAGGGAAATCGACGCGGTGCTCTTCGGCCACACCCATATCCCCGGGATCTCCGAGGAGGAAGGCATCATCTTCATCAACCCGGGACACCTGAAACCCGATGACAAAAAGGGCCATCCCCCGAGCTTCGCCGTGGTGAAGACGTCGGAGCGCTCCCTGAAGGCATCACTGATAGACCTTGAGAAGGGAACTGTTACCGCTGAAAGGGTATTTACGAAATAA